GTCTCCTGTATCATATCAGGAAGATGTGTTATCAAAATAAAAATTGTTCTTTTTGGTGGTTCTTCAAGAATTTTTAAAAAACTATTCGATGCTTCAAGTGTCAATAGATGTGCATCATTTATAATGTTTACTCTAAAATTTTTATCAGGGTTAAGATAACTTAACTCTTTTAATTTTCTTATTTCATCAATTCCAATACTTTTATCTTTTTCTATTATATAGGTATCTTTTGATAACTCCTCCTCTTTTAATTCATTAAGATAATTTGAAAAAAACTTTGCACATAAAAATTTTCCAATACCCTCTTTTCCAAAAAATAGAAATGTATTAGGAATTTTTTTTTCCTCAATTATCTTTACTAATAGCCTTTTTGGTATATCTTGACCTATAACTTTCTCAAACACTCTTTAATTTATTTATAACATATTCATAAATTTTATAATTAGATTCTCTTTCAAAAGCAATTTCAAATTCTGGAGGTGATTTTCCATCTATAAACATTAAATGTGCCTCAAGTGAGGTTATGTTATATTTCTCATTTATTTCCAAAAAATATCTTTGTGATGAATCTGGATAATCTTTTGTTGGATTTGTAATTAAAAATATAAATTTATAAATATCCTCTTTACTAATTTTTATAATTCCGCTTTCTTCAATTATTTTTGCGAGTTGAAAATCTTGCTCTTTAAATTTTAATGAATATTTGTCAAGAGTATCAATTGCATCTGCAAGATAGATACCTAATGCAACTGATTTTGAATATAGTTTTCCTGCAAATAAAACTGCAAGGTCATCTGAAACTCCACTTCCTTTCTTATGTCTTATATATTGAAATCTAATTGATGGATGTTCAAGAAAAATTGAGTAATTTTTCTCATCATAATCAATTATTAAACCAATTTCTTTATAAAAAGGAATTTTATCTTCATTATCTTCATGTGCTAAATATTCACCATCTATATCTAATTTATCTAATACTGAGAAATCAACAAGATATGGTGTTCCTCCGCCTATATTTATTTTATAAATTTTTTCAACCTCTTTTCTTGTATCATAATTATCCATCAACCCACCCAGGTAAAGACCTAAAAGAATTTCTCTTGCTTCAATTTCTAATTCATTAAAAATTGGGACTCTTAAAATTGGCTCACCATTTTTATTTAAAAGTTTATAAACTCTTTCATTATTTATAACTCTTTCAACAAAATCATAAATCTCATCAATTAAACTTTGTCTTGCTGATCTTATTGCAAAAGCATCAAAACCAAGAGCAAAAACAATATCATTCATTGTTGTATCAACAAATCTTTTTCCAGAAAACTCACCATGTCCGTTATGAGCATGACCTTCTATTGTTTGCATCAAAATTAAATCTCTTACCTCTTTTGATGTTCTTAATTTTACTTTTTCTTTTAAACTTTCAAAATCTTTTATTATTAAATTAACTGGTGGAATTTTCATTGATTTTTTGTTTTATATAAAAGTTTATAAAAACTAACTCCTATATGTTCATATTCAACAACAACTTCTTTTGGAACTTTTAAAATTGTTGGTGAAAAGTTCCAAATTGAGTTTATTCCAGCTTCAACAAATATATCAACAATTCCTTGGGCCTCTTTTGGAGGAACACATATTATCCCAATTTTTACTTTTTTATTTTCCATAAGATAATCTTTAAGATATCTTACATCTCTTACAAAAATGCCTCTTATTAGTTTTCCAATTTTATTTGGATTATTATCAAAAAATGAATCAAAAATAATTTTGCTCTTTTTAAATGAATCATATCCTACAACTGCTTGACCTAAACTTCCTGCTCCAACTATTACTGCGTGAGTTATGGAATTTAATTTAAAAATTTTTTTAAGTGCAGTCTTTAATTTTGGAACCTCATATCCAATTTTTGCTTTTCCTTCAATCTCTTTAAAATATAAAAAATCTTGTCTTACAGTTGATGGAGAAACACCTGCTAACTTTCCTAACTCTTCACTTGAAATAAACCTTTTTTTAACAGG
The Caldisericia bacterium DNA segment above includes these coding regions:
- a CDS encoding redox-sensing transcriptional repressor Rex, with the protein product MKNIKKERKISNKTLERLAIYYEILITLPVKKRFISSEELGKLAGVSPSTVRQDFLYFKEIEGKAKIGYEVPKLKTALKKIFKLNSITHAVIVGAGSLGQAVVGYDSFKKSKIIFDSFFDNNPNKIGKLIRGIFVRDVRYLKDYLMENKKVKIGIICVPPKEAQGIVDIFVEAGINSIWNFSPTILKVPKEVVVEYEHIGVSFYKLLYKTKNQ